From the Fusobacterium ulcerans ATCC 49185 genome, the window AAATAAATAAAACTTTCTTTTGTGATTGTAAAAAGATGTATTTTTTGGTATAATTATAAAATCTTTTAGGATTATTTTAGGTTATTAAAAAATTTATATAAATAAAAAAATTCAGGAGGTAAGAAATGAAATGTATTATTACTGTCTTAGGGACAGACAAAGTTGGAATCATAGCTAAAGTGTGTACTTATTTATCAGATGCCAATGTAAACATTCTTGACATTTCACAAACAATAGTTGATGGTTATTTTAATATGATGATGATAGTGGATATCACTGCTCCATCAAAACCTATGGAAGTTATAGGGGAAGAACTTAGACAGATTGGAAAAGTATTGGGAGTTATAATATCAATGCAGCATGAAGATATCTTTAACTGTATGCACCGTATTTAATCAACCAGCTTGAAATTTAGAGGAGGAGTGTCATGATTTCCAGAGTAGAGATACAGGAAACAAATAGAATGATAGCGGAAGCTAATCTTGATGTCCGTACTATCACTATGGGTATCAGTCTTATAGACTGTGCTGATCCAGATGTTAATAAATTTAATGAAAATATATATAAAAAAATAACTTCATATGCAAAAGACCTAGTAAAAGTTGGAGATGAAATTGCTAAACAATTTGGAGTGCCAGTAGTAAACAAAAGAATATCAGTTACACCTATTGCTATTGCAGCAGCAGGATGTAAAACTGATTCATATGTAAGTATTGCTAAAACTCTTGATAGAGCTGCTCAAGAGTGTGGAGTAAACTTTATAGGGGGATTTTCTGCTCTTGTACAAAAAGGATGCACACCTTCAGACAGAATATTAATAGACTCTATCCCAGAAGCTCTGGCTGTTACAGAGAGAGTATGTTCATCTATAAATATAGGAACTTCAAGAAATGGTTTAAATATGAATGCTGTTAAAAAAATGGGAGAAATAATATTAGAAACTGCTGAGCTTACAAAAGACAGAGATAGCATAGGATGTGCTAAACTTGTTGTTTTCTGTAATGCAGTGGAAGATAATCCATTTATGGCAGGGGCATTTCATGGAGTGGGAGAAGCTGACTGTGTTATTAATGTAGGAGTAAGCGGACCTGGAGTTGTAAAAAGAGCATTGATGGAAGTAAGAGATGCTGACTTTGAAACACTTTGTGAAGTAGTAAAGAAAACTGCATTTAAAATAACAAGAGTCGGGCAGATAGTTGCTCAGGAAGCTTCAAGAAGATTGAATGTTCCTTTTGGAATAATTGACCTTTCATTAGCTCCTACACCAGCTGTTGGAGATAGTATTGCAGAAATATTCCAAGAGATGGGACTTGAGCATGCAGGAGCTCCAGGAACTACAGCAGCACTTGCTATATTAAATGATAATGTAAAAAAAGGTGGAGTAATGGCTTCTTCATATGTTGGAGGATTAAGTGGAGCTTTCATCCCTGTAAGTGAAGACCATGCAATGATAGAAGCTGCAAAAGCTGGAGCTTTGACTCTTGAAAAATTAGAAGCCATGACTTGTGTATGTTCTGTTGGATTAGATATGGTGGCTATTCCTGGAAGTACTACAGCAGCAACTATTTCTGGTATCATAGCCGATGAAGCAGCTATTGGTATGATAAATAACAAAACTACTGCTGCCAGACTTATTCCAGTAATAGGAAAAGAAGTAGGAGATATGGTAGAATTTGGTGGACTGTTGGGGTATGCTCCTATAATGGCTGTAAATAAATTTAGCTGTGAAAACTTCATCAAAAGAGGAGGAAGAATTCCTGCTCCTATCCACAGCTTTAAAAACTAACTGAATTTTAATAAAAAATAGATGATACTATAATTATAAAGAAGAGAATGTCATTAGAAAGGTTTCTTAAGGATTATAACAGTTCCACTGTTGTATCTCAGTAATTATAGCAGCTAAAATTGTAGCTTGCTTAATTACTGGAAAATTTATTCTAACTTTTTAGTCATTCTCTTTTTTTATTCAAAATATCTAATTTCTTTATGAATAAATACTTTTATTTCTAAAAAAAGTAGTGTAAAATGAAAAGAATATGATAATTATTTCAAGGGGAGAGCAAATGAATAAATTTGAAAATGACCTTTCAAAAGGAAATGTTGTAAAACAATTAATAAAATTTTCTGTACCATTTCTCATATCTAATTTGATACAGACACTGTACAGTGTTGCAGATATGGTAATAGTAGGAAGATATGCCTCTACTACAAGTATGTCAGGAGTTGCTAATGGTTCACAGGTGCAGTTTGTAATAACTAATATGGTAATGGGATTTACTGTGGGAGGAACAGTTCTTGTAGCTCAATATCTAGGTATAGGAAATAGAAAGGCTATGAAAGAAACTATAAGTACTCTATTTACAACTTTACTGGTAGTAGCAGTTGTAATAACTACTTTGATGATATTTACTATGGATCCATTATTAAGATTGATTCAGACTCCAGCAGGAGCTTTTTCTGAAACAAGAGCTTACTTCTTTGTAACTACGTTAGGGACAATATTTATATTTGGATATAATGCTCTTAGTGCTGTTATGAGAGGAATGGGAGATAGTAAAAATCCATTATATTTTGTTGCCATTGCTTGTGTAATAAATATTGTTTTAGATTTATTGCTTGTAGCTAAATATGGAATGGGAGCAGGGGGAGCAGCAATAGCCACTGTTATTTCTCAGGCTATGAGTATGATATTGTGTATTATTTATTTGAAGAAAAATGGCTTTATATTTGATTTTAAACCAAGTTCTTTTAAATTCTACAAAGATAGATTTGATCTTTTACTGAAAATAGGAATACCTACATCAGCTCAAAATGCTATTGTAAGTGTGTCATTTCTATTTCTAACAGCTTTAGCTAATACTTTTGGAGTATCTGCTTCTGCTGCTGTTGGAGCAGTAAGTAAGTTGAATAGTTTTGCAATTCTTCCCACTGTTGCTGTAAGTGCTTCGGTTTCAGCTATGAGTGCTCAAAACATTGGTGCAAGACAGATAAGAAGAGCTGTACAGACTTTAAAGACAGGAATAGTTTTTTCTTTAGGAATTTCATTTGTAATATTTTTAGTTATGAGAATTTTCCCAGAAGAGTGTTTGAGTATGTTTGGGGAAGATGAAGAGATGATAAAGCATGGAGTAGAATATTTGAATGCAATAAGTTATGATTACATTCTAGTACCATTTGTATTTTGCTTGAATGGATTATTTATAGGAGCAGGTCATACAAAGTTCTCTTTTATAAACAGTGCTTCAGCTTCATTGTTTATAAGGATACCAGCATGTTATTTTTTAGGAATATTTCTTAATAAAGGATTGTATGGACTTGGATTAGGAGCTCCACTGGCTTCTATGTTTGGGGTATTGATGGGAGCAATATTCTTCTTTTCTAAGAAATGGATGAGGGCTGTAATTGTAAAAGAGTAGAATAAAAAAGAGAGTGGGTGACCACTCTCTCTTTTTATAATATTAGTAATTAGTTTCTTTTATTTCAAAGAATGCTTTTGGATTTAAGCAAACTGGGCATTTAGCAGGAGCTTCAGGTCCTTCGTGAACATATCCGCATAGGATACATTTCCATCTGTTACTTCCATCTTTTTTAAATACATGATCTGTTTCTACATTTTCTAAAAGTTTTAAGTATCTTTTTTCATGTTCAATTTCAACTTTAGTAATAAGTCTAAATACTCCAGCTATAACTTTGAATCCTTCTTTTTCAGCAACTTCTGCAAAATGAGGATAAAGGTCTGAATGTTCTTCATGTTCTCCAGCAGCAGCCATTTTTAAATTTTCTAAAGTAGTTCCAACATATCCAGCAGGATAAGCAGCTTGTATTTCAAGTCCTTCTCCACCTTCTAGAAAACTAAAGAATCTTCTAGCATGTTCTTTTTCATTTTCAGCAGTTTCAATAAAAATATTAGCAATCTGTTCATATCCTTCTTCTCTAGCTTTTTCAGCGAAATAAGTATATCTCATTCTAGCTTGAGACTCTCCAGCGAAAGATTTTAATAGATTTTTTTCAGTTTCTGTACCTTTAATAGACATAATAAAAACACCTCCATAATAAATTACAAACAAACTCTTTTAATCTCTATAATATATTTATTCAAATTAAACAAGGGGAATCCTTTTTAAATAAAAAAAGAAAGTATAGATAAGTAAAAAAGTTAGAATAAAAAAAGAAAGCGATTTATAAGCAGAAATTATATTTCTGTCTATAGATCAACTTTCTTATGTTTGATTATATTTAGCTTAGTTTTTTAGTCATTAATTCTGTAACCATATTAGGGTTAGCTTTTCCTTTAGAAAGCTTCATTACTTGACCAATAAGTCCTTTCATAACTCTTGGCTTTCTTCCTTCATCAGAATTTTTGTAATCCTCTACCATTTTAGGATTAGCATTAATAACTTCATCTATCATAGCTTCAATAGCACCAGTATCAGCTACCTGTACCATTCCTTTTTCTTTTACTATAACCTCAGGAGCTCTGTCATCAGCAAGCTTGATTTCGAAAAGTTCCTTAGCTATTTTTGTAGAGATAATATTCTTTTCTATAAGAGCAATTATTTCTCCTAAATGCTCAGCTGAGATGGTGAACATACCAATTGCTATATTTTTCTCTTTCAAATTTCTCATTACTTCAGTCATTATCCAGTTAGAACTTAATTTAGGATTATTTGAAGTTTTTACAACTGCTTCAAAATAATCAGCTAGTTCAATGTCTTCACAAAGAATATTAGCATCATATTCAGGAATACCATAATCAGAGATAAATCTTACTAACTTGTCAGCCTTAGATTCTGGCATTATTTTCTTTATATTC encodes:
- a CDS encoding ACT domain-containing protein, with the protein product MKCIITVLGTDKVGIIAKVCTYLSDANVNILDISQTIVDGYFNMMMIVDITAPSKPMEVIGEELRQIGKVLGVIISMQHEDIFNCMHRI
- a CDS encoding PFL family protein, encoding MISRVEIQETNRMIAEANLDVRTITMGISLIDCADPDVNKFNENIYKKITSYAKDLVKVGDEIAKQFGVPVVNKRISVTPIAIAAAGCKTDSYVSIAKTLDRAAQECGVNFIGGFSALVQKGCTPSDRILIDSIPEALAVTERVCSSINIGTSRNGLNMNAVKKMGEIILETAELTKDRDSIGCAKLVVFCNAVEDNPFMAGAFHGVGEADCVINVGVSGPGVVKRALMEVRDADFETLCEVVKKTAFKITRVGQIVAQEASRRLNVPFGIIDLSLAPTPAVGDSIAEIFQEMGLEHAGAPGTTAALAILNDNVKKGGVMASSYVGGLSGAFIPVSEDHAMIEAAKAGALTLEKLEAMTCVCSVGLDMVAIPGSTTAATISGIIADEAAIGMINNKTTAARLIPVIGKEVGDMVEFGGLLGYAPIMAVNKFSCENFIKRGGRIPAPIHSFKN
- a CDS encoding MATE family efflux transporter — its product is MNKFENDLSKGNVVKQLIKFSVPFLISNLIQTLYSVADMVIVGRYASTTSMSGVANGSQVQFVITNMVMGFTVGGTVLVAQYLGIGNRKAMKETISTLFTTLLVVAVVITTLMIFTMDPLLRLIQTPAGAFSETRAYFFVTTLGTIFIFGYNALSAVMRGMGDSKNPLYFVAIACVINIVLDLLLVAKYGMGAGGAAIATVISQAMSMILCIIYLKKNGFIFDFKPSSFKFYKDRFDLLLKIGIPTSAQNAIVSVSFLFLTALANTFGVSASAAVGAVSKLNSFAILPTVAVSASVSAMSAQNIGARQIRRAVQTLKTGIVFSLGISFVIFLVMRIFPEECLSMFGEDEEMIKHGVEYLNAISYDYILVPFVFCLNGLFIGAGHTKFSFINSASASLFIRIPACYFLGIFLNKGLYGLGLGAPLASMFGVLMGAIFFFSKKWMRAVIVKE
- the rbr gene encoding rubrerythrin, translating into MSIKGTETEKNLLKSFAGESQARMRYTYFAEKAREEGYEQIANIFIETAENEKEHARRFFSFLEGGEGLEIQAAYPAGYVGTTLENLKMAAAGEHEEHSDLYPHFAEVAEKEGFKVIAGVFRLITKVEIEHEKRYLKLLENVETDHVFKKDGSNRWKCILCGYVHEGPEAPAKCPVCLNPKAFFEIKETNY